CATATCAATGCTGGCATTTATCATGGCCATGGGATTGGCAATATTTTTGCCAGCTATAGCGGTACCAGTGTTACGAGTCCCCGGTTCGAAGATGGCATACTGCAAAATAACATTTGGGTATAAAGTTGATGTaattaagcaattttttttggattaaaACATAGCATACTCCCTTACATTATCACCATAATTTCGACCGGACAGTAGGCCAGTTCCTCCAATCATACCACATATAACATTAGCCACAATGGTGCCGTATAAATTAGGCAAACACAGAACATCGAACTAGAAGAAATTGGTTGATTAGAAAATTTGCTCAATAACttctgctatgatatccaacatataTGCCATGTTTgccctaaatcggtccatagcctgatgttGCTACCAAAAAATGTTCCACGTTTTTATTTGCTCTTAATACTCACTCACCTGATGGGGATTTGCAACCAACTGCATACAGGCATTATCAATAATCATATTGTCATGTTCAATATCTGGATAGTCTTTGTGCACTTTTTTAGCagtttccaaaaataaaccatCGGACAACTTCATGATGTTTGCCTTGTGAATGGTGGTCACTTTTTTGCGACCATTATTGCGAGCATATTCAAATGAATAACGAGTCACACGTTCAGCATCATCTCTAGTCATGATTTTTAAACTCTCCACTAGACCGGGAACCACTTCATGTTCCAACATGGCATATTCCCCATAGGTATTTTGACGAATGAGAACAATATCAATGTCGTTGTGACGAGCCGGAATGCCAGTCATCGACTTGCAATGCAATACATTTACATACAAATCCAGTTGGTTGCGTATGGCAACGTTTCGTGAAATCTCACTTAAATCCAAAGAATCGGTTTCAATATTGCCCTTGATGCCAACACCATTACGCTTGATGGAAACAATGGCATTTTCGAGATCTTTGTTGCCTATAGTGGAGGAATCAATATCGATGATTTCAAAGTCAATGGGTGCCCCACAGCAAAAAATTATATCACGGACATGGGACATGAGTTCAGGTCCAATACCACTACCTGGTAGCATGGTAACAATATTTCTACCACCATACTGAGATAGAGGGATAACATCCTCCTAGAAAAAGAAGTCCATTTCATTTGGTGGGTACAACTTGGT
This Stomoxys calcitrans chromosome 2, idStoCalc2.1, whole genome shotgun sequence DNA region includes the following protein-coding sequences:
- the LOC131994976 gene encoding isocitrate dehydrogenase [NAD] subunit gamma, mitochondrial-like, producing MALRTVYRLCKLPFQYRHYSEPPKGMVYTKPLVRRKLKEDVIPLSQYGGRNIVTMLPGSGIGPELMSHVRDIIFCCGAPIDFEIIDIDSSTIGNKDLENAIVSIKRNGVGIKGNIETDSLDLSEISRNVAIRNQLDLYVNVLHCKSMTGIPARHNDIDIVLIRQNTYGEYAMLEHEVVPGLVESLKIMTRDDAERVTRYSFEYARNNGRKKVTTIHKANIMKLSDGLFLETAKKVHKDYPDIEHDNMIIDNACMQLVANPHQFDVLCLPNLYGTIVANVICGMIGGTGLLSGRNYGDNYAIFEPGTRNTGTAIAGKNIANPMAMINASIDMLNHLDHKEHARIIKEACYETIVDLGIRTSDLGGTNTSSDVITSILDILANKDRKR